The genomic stretch CTGGGAATTCTGATATATGAAATGAAGCCGTTTTCTATCATCATCTACAATTGGAGGAACCCCATGAAAAATGAACCTGTATTTTTAACTGACAAAAATCATAACGTCATTTTGGAAGCCATCTCTGGTACTCCCAATGCTGCGCTTCCGGACAGTTTGAAACCTTTTGAAATATTGGAACCTAATACTTCGGATGGTGCCACGGAAAAACATGTTCCGGTCATTGAGACAGAAGGAAATCATGTGACTGTAAAGGTGGGCAGCACGTTCCATCCCATGACCGAGGAACACAACATTTCCTGGGTCTGCTTACAGACAACGGCAGGAAGTGTCATGAGAGTAAGCTTAAGCCCTGACTGTGAACCGGTGGCCTGCTTTACTCTGGAGAACGGTGATTCTCCAAAAGCCGCTTTTGCCTACTGCAATCTTCACGGATTCTGGAAAACAGAGGCGTAACGAAAAAAGTATTCCCTGAAGTACACTCAAGGAAAGAGGCATTCTCTGTTTCCAATATCGCCGCAGGATCATAATCCTGCGGCGATTCTTATGCCCTCCTTCTATCCTTTTTGCTTGGGGCGATCGCAACCAGGCCTTTCTTTTCAAGGCTTTTAATCAACTGCGTAACGTTTTGCTTCGTAGCCCCTAATTTATTGGCAATATATTTATTGTCTTTTAGTATACAACGATTTGAATCATTTATCAACGTTCCTACCGTTTCTTAAAAAACTTGATAGTTTCCTGAAACGAATCATACTGTCCCTTTGCATTTCCCTCAACCGTTCCGCCAGAAGTAAATATTCCGCCATTCATGGGCATTTCGAGGGTAAAACTAATCGGAATCACAAAATCCTCCAATAATATTTATTTACAATTTATCGGTAATCGTTAGGCTTAATGCTTAACAATTATCCTTTTTGTAAACTTCCTTTTTGGAGGATCGTAAACCAGGATTAATTTTTTAATTATCATTTTCTTCGTGGGAAACAGTTTCCTCAAATAGTTGGAACTTTGCAACCTCCTGCCTTAACGCCTGGGCCTGTGCCTCCAGTTCTTCACTGGAAGCCGAGCTTTCCTCCGCTGCTGCCGCATTGGACTGCACCACGGCAGATACCTGGGATAGTCCTCCCAGGATCTGCTCCATAGCCTTGGCCTGTTCCAATGAGGCTGATTCAATTTCCTCCATAACCTGTTCTACAAGAATGGATTTATCGGCGATCTCCTTAAGGATTCCTGCCGTCTCAGCCGTCTGCCTTTTTCCCTCTGAAACCGCTTTTACCGTATTCCCGATCAGCTGGGCAGTCTGTTTTGCCGCATCAGCAGATCTGGCTGAGAGGTTCCGGACCTCTCCTGCAACCACCGCAAACCCTTGACCCGCACTCCCGGCCCGGGCTGCTTCAACTGCGGCGTTTAAAGCCAGAATGTTGGTCTGAAATGCGATATCCTCAATCATTTTTGTGATACCGGATATTTTTTCAGAAGATAAGCTTACCTCTTCCATAGCCGAATGAAGACTCTGCATATGCCGGTTCCCTGCGCTGACCCTTGATCCGGATTGCTTTACATAATCGGAAGCCTTCCGTACATGCTCTGAATTCTTACCTGCCATTTCTGAAACATCTACTATGGAGGCATTTAATTCCTCCACCGTTGCTGCCTGTACGGCGGCTCCGGATGCCAGTGCCTGGGAAGCACCGGAAACCTGTCCGGCTCCTGAATTGACCTCTTCGGCGGAAGAACGGATATTTAATATGGTATCATTTAAACGGGAAGCGATGATTTCCATGGAACTTCGTATGCCGTTAAATTCCCCTGGATACTCACAATTACTTTGAACCGTCAGGTTCCCATAAGAAACCTCCTGTAAAAACCGGGATATATCGTGGATAATATCTCTGTATTTCCCTGCCATTTCATTGACTTTTTCCCCGATTCCCCCTATTTCATCGCGGCGTTCCATATTAAGATCAATGCTCAAATCCCCGGCGGATAACTGGTCAATGGAATTTACCACCTGCCCAATGGGTTTTGTTATCCGGTCCGTGATCCGAAGCATAACGAAAACCGCGAATATCAGAGAGACAGCTCCCAAAATAACAGCATTTAACATAGAGGTTGCAACACCGGGCATAAATTCAGATTCTGAAGCGGTCACATTCACCGACCAGCCATTGGTGTTACCCACAGGGGTATAGGAACCGAACCGATTTTCCCCGTTCCAACGATAGAATCCGAAGCCGGTTTCGCCGTTTACCATTGCAGCTTCCAGCTTTGCAATCTCTCCATAGACAGCTTGACTGGTTTTTGCAGACTCTGCGTCATTTTGCTGTGATAATACCAGGGAAAAATCCTCGTGGGCCACTTTCGTGCCTTCCCGGTTCAAAATATAAGTACTTCCGGTATCCCCAAGCTTTGTGTCCGCAATCATCTCCTGGAAAACAGAATAAGGAAATTCAATCATGACCACCAGATCATCATAGGGGTATGCATATTCAAAGGAGGCAGAATCTTTTTGAAGGATCGGATCGGATAAAAAGGGAGTTCCGTTTTTTGCCTGCAGGTATGCATTGTCCTGCTCATAGGATTTCCCATTGACAACAGAGGTTCCGTCAGACGAAATGATATCGATGTTATTAAGGCCGTACTGGGAACATGAGATCCGTAAAAATATATTGATGTTGCCTCCTTTTTGCACATTCCCCTTCATATAAAGGGCAATTGACTCGGATATGATGGAATACTCTTCCAGCTTCTGAGTTATTTTTTCAGAAACCAGTTCCGATGTTTCCTTTAAACTCTTGGCCAGTGATTTCCGGGTCGTATGATAGGTCTGATAAATGGAGCCTACGGACAGTATAAATACAATACAGATGATACATCCAATGGTGAATGTTACCAGTTCTTTTTTTATTCCTTTGTATTTCCTTTTCATATTACGTTATCCTCCGATATCCAGTTTGCCCCTCTGACAATACAATTTATAGCGGCCTAATGGGTATATCGGATAATTTTCAGATAACTATATGAATTTTACTAAAGTTTTACACTTATTTGGACAACTTTTTACATATCAGGTACGGTCAATTTTATCAGGTGATAATTGACAAGAAGCTTGGAATCATCTCACCCTCATAGTAGAATAATATTAATATTGAATGCTTATCATACAATGACCTTCTATTTTATCTAACCGGAAGGAAATATATTGTCCGTCTCTTACGAAAGGAACGGCTGCTTCTCCCGGAACCAAGGCAACGGCTGCCGGCTGCTTATTACCTGTATATATTTTAAATTCCACACCATACAGGGGGATAACATCTTCTACCGTACAGATATCCTCAGATCGTTTTTCTGTAATGTAATGAAGGATATGAAGAATATCCCGTTTCTCTTGTTCCTGATGATTTAAGGCTGTTATCATAGTAGAGGGTCCGTTATGGCTCACTAATTTATGTTCCAGGCATAACGCAACCGCATCCTTTAGCATTAGCTTGCACCATTTGGCGGCATTTTTCCGGTACAGTTTAAAGATGGGATGTGCAAAATAAATCACATTTCCATTTCGGATCACTTCCGGATATCCAACCTTCCCGGAAGAAGGTGCATGCTGGTGAGAGCAGAAGGTTTTTCCGGAACGGTCGAAATAAGGTTCTATTTTATCCATTAAAACCTCCCCGCCGTTTGCCTCCACGTTATGACCTCTTAAGTACATGACGTACTCTTCTTTATATAAATCTTTTCCAATGATCTGATTCGGCATCACAAATTCCCTGTAATACGGGGATTCCTCTTTCCATGTAATACCGTATATATTATCTTTGCTGTATTTATTAAGGCAGGAATCATAAGAACCGATTACTTTACCGCCATTGGCAATATAGTTCTTCATCACTTTTTCCAGCTCTTCATTGTAATAAATACAATCCGGTAAAATAATTAACTGATAGGAATCCATGGGCGTCTTGCTGTCAATCACATCAAACTGATAAGAAAGCTCCTGAAGCATTCGAACCGCTCCAATTAAAGAAGGAGAAATCCCCAGGTTATATTCTCCCTCAGGATAGAATTCTTCCGGTGTAAGGATTGCGATCTCCGCAACCGGCTTTACCTCCCTGCAGTAAGGTTCTTTTTCCCTGACACTCTTATATACCTTTCCAATCAGGTCATAAGCTCCTTCTGATAACCGGCCTCTTGGATGAAGCTGGTCTCCGATGGAACAGCCTGCCCCCATTGCCAGCATGTGAAAACATTCCAGCTCTAAGGCCGCCTGATTCTTCAGGGAATGGAAATCCCCCCAGTAGGTATGGAATTTTCCGGTCATTCCTATCATGTCCTTTCCCAGGGTTCGTGCATATCGGCTGGTAGCGGGAAAATGGTCATAGCCCCAGCCTCCGCTTGGTAAGGATTCCAATTCCAGATGGCTGTACTCCTTAAAATTATCCTTAGATGCCGGCCCTACATGGGAGCTGTTATAGAAAACAGAGGCCTCAGGAACTCTCTCTTTAATAACCGTTGTAATTTCTGTTTTAAATTCCTCTAACATTTGCAGAGAATATTTTAATCTTACTGCCTTTTTTCTGCTGTCCAGACGAAGTTCCTCCATTTTCTTTTTACAATGGTCACAGCAGCAATCTACCTGAAATAAAATATCCATAAAGAATCCGTCAATGTTCTCCACTCCCACCACATCCATGATATCATGGAGATGCTCTATAAAGAATTTACGATAACCGCTGCTTAAACAAATTGTATGATAAAAATGAGGTTCTTCCACATTCTGGGTATTGATATAATTCCCCTGCTCGTCTACAGAGAGCCATTCCGGATGTTCCCGCATAATGCGGCCGTCCCATTGTACCGTGGTATAAATCGGCACTTTGATTCCCCTGTCATGACAGGCCTTTATCTGATCTAATAACAGATTATGATTGGTAAGGCCGGGATGGATGAGGTCTGGGTGTTTTCTGGATGGATAATACAGCCAGCCATGATGACATCTTGCAAAGCAGGTAATGGAATCCACATTGGCTTTTTCAAGTCTCTTGGCAAATTCCTCCCCATTAAAATCTGTACCAACCTCTGGTATGTATTCACTGGTGTGAAAATCCAGATGAACCTGTCTGAATCTTAAATCGCTCATTGCTTATCCTCCTGATCTGAACATTGTTTATTCTTTTACAGCCCCTGCTGCCAGTCCGCCCTCTACTTTTTCCTGGAATAACAGGTAAAGAATCAGTGGCAATGCAACCGTAATTACGATAGCTGCCATTAATGGACCGTAATCACTTCCTCTTTCACCGTTAAAATTCAGCAGCCCCAGGGAAATAGGCTTCAATTTTTTATCGTTGATAAACAACAGCGGGAATAAAATATTATTCCAAGCCGATAAGAAATTAAAGATTGATATAGTAGATAATGCAGGAATACAAAGCGGGAGTATCACCAGCCTGTATACCTGGAAATACGTTGCGCCATCGATTACTGCCGCTTCCTCCAAAGAGCGATTGACGCCTTTCATGAAATTAGTCATCACAAGAATACTAAAAGGAAGACTAAAGGATACGTAGATTAGAATCAGGGCCAGTATATTGTTTTTTAAGTTCAAGGCTCCAATAATATAGGCAACAGGCACCAATACCGTATGCATGGGGACCATCATTCCTACGGTAAAGAATAAAAGCAGAAACTTATTCCCTTTAAAATCGAACCTGGATAAAACATATGCCGCCATGGATGCCATAATTGCCAATATAATAACAGTAGCGCCGGCCTGCAGGATACTGTTGATAAAATACCGGCTCATATTGGCTTCTTTCCAGGCTACGATATAATTGATAAACTGCGGTACCTTGGGCAGCGCAAATGGGTCTGAAAAGATTTCAAGTTTTGTTTTCACAGAGGATAATAAGGTAAAAACCATCGGCATGGCAAATACCACTGTCATTACCAGCAGATAAAAGTACATGATGATTTTACCAAGCTTGCTCTTTGATTCTGTTTTTTTCATAGCTCTCCTCCCTTAATCGTGTTTACGGGACATGATAAAATTACTTCCTAATGTTCCTGCCAGGCAGGCAATCAGAATAATAATGCCAATTGCGCTTCCAAGTCCATAATGGCTGTATTTAAATGCCTCATTGTACATTAATGTTGTAGGAAGATTCGTCAGACCGTTTGGACCTCCGCCGGTCATTGCAAATACCAGATCAAAAACTTTTACAGAACCGATAATATCCATCAAAATGCACATGGAAATTGTGGACTTTAGCATAGGAACCGTAATCTCAAGAAACTTATGAACGGAAGTAGCTCCGTCAATGGAGGCTGCTTCATATAGCTCATCAGAAATTGTCGTAAGGCCGGCAAGGAGAATGACCATATAATAGCCGATACCAGCCCATATATTAACAAATACAATGGTATTCATTGCGGTTGCAGGATCCACCAGCCAGGGAACCACCCGGTCGGCCAGACCGATGTTCTTTAACAACGCATTCAGGGAACCGGTAGGCATGAATACAAAGTACCACATCAAACCCACGGAAGTTAACGGAAAAACCGTAGGTACAAAAAAGAGAGCTTTAAATGCCCGGTATCCTTTACATCTTGTATTAATTGCAACCGCCGTTAATAAAGCAATGGGCGTATGGAATAATACGCTGAAGAATACCATTTTCACCATATTTTTAATGGAAAGTAAAAAGTCCGCATTATGAAACGCATCGATATAATTTTTAAGTCCAACAAATTTAAGAGCCGCACCCGAGATACCATTCCACTCAACCAGTGAAAAGTAAAATGCCAGAATTAATGGTACAATTTGAAATAATAGATATACGATCAATGCCGGCAGCAAAAACAGTGCTATGTATATTTTCACTTTCCTGTTTTTTAATGTTATCAATGAAATTCCTCCTTATAATGAAAAGGAATTTCACAATTCATTTGAATTATGAAATTCCAGGTCATTTATTTTGCATTATCAATCTCAGCCTGGATTACTGCTGCCGCATCCTGGGCAGAGGCCCCTGTAAATAAGCTTACAATTGAATTTCTTGTTCTATCCTGCATGGAAGTCAAAGGATCAAAGTCGAATACGTCTACGCCGATTCCTTCCGACGTTCCTCCAATCTCTACATTCTGGATAAATAAGTCGGTACATTTTGACTTATCCAAGTCCAGATCGGTTCTTGGAATTAAGAAAGCTGCCTCTTCTGCAAATCTCTTAGCTGCTTCTTTACCGGTCAGCATTTTTAATAATTCAATCGTCAAGTCTAATTCTTTTCCTTCTAATTTACCGCTTACCATGTAAGGACTCAGGATCTGCATATCCTGATTTTTAAATTCAGGTTTTTCTTCAAAATAGGGAAACTTCGCGACTTTAATATTATCTGACACAGGAGTGGCTGATTTATCTGTAAACGTACTGATGTTCCAAGGTCCGGTAATCACCATTGCAGCTTCCCCCTGCTGAAATTGAGTTAAAGCAATATTATCTGTGATACCTGCAGCACTTGGATCAAAGGCACCTGCATCGATTAAATCTTTTTCAAACTGTAATGTCTTTACGACACCCTCATCCGTCCACTTCATCTCTCTGTTTCCTAATAATTTTGCTGCTTCTGTTCCCATCCATTTATAGAAGATCTGGTCATGTAAATGACCTGCCATATAGGTTGACTGTGCTCCCATAGCGATTGGGATAATTCCGTTTTCTTTTAACTTAGCAATTGCGTCTAACAGCTGTTCCCAGGTCTCGGGGAATTTTTCAATTCCTGCTTTCTTAAAAAGCATTTCATTATAATAAACGCCGATCAGGCCAGATTCCATTGGAATTGCATAGGTGCCTTCATGTCCCGGTACCTGATAATAGGAAAGGGAGCCCTCCGTAAATCCACCGCTCCATTCTTTATCTGCATCAAGATATGGCTGAAGATTTAATAATAAGCCATTATCGATATAGTCGGAAAGATTTGCAACCCCCTGGATTCGGAAGATGTTAGCCATGGTTCCGGAAGCAATATCAGTCGTCAGGATATTATTAAATGCCGATTCATCACCCTGGGAGTCGTCAATGATGGTCACTTCCGGATGTTTACTTTTAAATTCATTGATGATATCGTTATAAATACCTACCTGAGTTGAGGTTCCTGCCATTCTTGTTAAGAGTCTGATT from Lacrimispora sphenoides JCM 1415 encodes the following:
- a CDS encoding desulfoferrodoxin family protein, with protein sequence MKNEPVFLTDKNHNVILEAISGTPNAALPDSLKPFEILEPNTSDGATEKHVPVIETEGNHVTVKVGSTFHPMTEEHNISWVCLQTTAGSVMRVSLSPDCEPVACFTLENGDSPKAAFAYCNLHGFWKTEA
- a CDS encoding MarR family winged helix-turn-helix transcriptional regulator: MINDSNRCILKDNKYIANKLGATKQNVTQLIKSLEKKGLVAIAPSKKDRRRA
- a CDS encoding methyl-accepting chemotaxis protein codes for the protein MKRKYKGIKKELVTFTIGCIICIVFILSVGSIYQTYHTTRKSLAKSLKETSELVSEKITQKLEEYSIISESIALYMKGNVQKGGNINIFLRISCSQYGLNNIDIISSDGTSVVNGKSYEQDNAYLQAKNGTPFLSDPILQKDSASFEYAYPYDDLVVMIEFPYSVFQEMIADTKLGDTGSTYILNREGTKVAHEDFSLVLSQQNDAESAKTSQAVYGEIAKLEAAMVNGETGFGFYRWNGENRFGSYTPVGNTNGWSVNVTASESEFMPGVATSMLNAVILGAVSLIFAVFVMLRITDRITKPIGQVVNSIDQLSAGDLSIDLNMERRDEIGGIGEKVNEMAGKYRDIIHDISRFLQEVSYGNLTVQSNCEYPGEFNGIRSSMEIIASRLNDTILNIRSSAEEVNSGAGQVSGASQALASGAAVQAATVEELNASIVDVSEMAGKNSEHVRKASDYVKQSGSRVSAGNRHMQSLHSAMEEVSLSSEKISGITKMIEDIAFQTNILALNAAVEAARAGSAGQGFAVVAGEVRNLSARSADAAKQTAQLIGNTVKAVSEGKRQTAETAGILKEIADKSILVEQVMEEIESASLEQAKAMEQILGGLSQVSAVVQSNAAAAEESSASSEELEAQAQALRQEVAKFQLFEETVSHEENDN
- a CDS encoding alpha-amylase family protein, whose protein sequence is MSDLRFRQVHLDFHTSEYIPEVGTDFNGEEFAKRLEKANVDSITCFARCHHGWLYYPSRKHPDLIHPGLTNHNLLLDQIKACHDRGIKVPIYTTVQWDGRIMREHPEWLSVDEQGNYINTQNVEEPHFYHTICLSSGYRKFFIEHLHDIMDVVGVENIDGFFMDILFQVDCCCDHCKKKMEELRLDSRKKAVRLKYSLQMLEEFKTEITTVIKERVPEASVFYNSSHVGPASKDNFKEYSHLELESLPSGGWGYDHFPATSRYARTLGKDMIGMTGKFHTYWGDFHSLKNQAALELECFHMLAMGAGCSIGDQLHPRGRLSEGAYDLIGKVYKSVREKEPYCREVKPVAEIAILTPEEFYPEGEYNLGISPSLIGAVRMLQELSYQFDVIDSKTPMDSYQLIILPDCIYYNEELEKVMKNYIANGGKVIGSYDSCLNKYSKDNIYGITWKEESPYYREFVMPNQIIGKDLYKEEYVMYLRGHNVEANGGEVLMDKIEPYFDRSGKTFCSHQHAPSSGKVGYPEVIRNGNVIYFAHPIFKLYRKNAAKWCKLMLKDAVALCLEHKLVSHNGPSTMITALNHQEQEKRDILHILHYITEKRSEDICTVEDVIPLYGVEFKIYTGNKQPAAVALVPGEAAVPFVRDGQYISFRLDKIEGHCMISIQY
- a CDS encoding carbohydrate ABC transporter permease; the encoded protein is MKKTESKSKLGKIIMYFYLLVMTVVFAMPMVFTLLSSVKTKLEIFSDPFALPKVPQFINYIVAWKEANMSRYFINSILQAGATVIILAIMASMAAYVLSRFDFKGNKFLLLFFTVGMMVPMHTVLVPVAYIIGALNLKNNILALILIYVSFSLPFSILVMTNFMKGVNRSLEEAAVIDGATYFQVYRLVILPLCIPALSTISIFNFLSAWNNILFPLLFINDKKLKPISLGLLNFNGERGSDYGPLMAAIVITVALPLILYLLFQEKVEGGLAAGAVKE
- a CDS encoding carbohydrate ABC transporter permease translates to MITLKNRKVKIYIALFLLPALIVYLLFQIVPLILAFYFSLVEWNGISGAALKFVGLKNYIDAFHNADFLLSIKNMVKMVFFSVLFHTPIALLTAVAINTRCKGYRAFKALFFVPTVFPLTSVGLMWYFVFMPTGSLNALLKNIGLADRVVPWLVDPATAMNTIVFVNIWAGIGYYMVILLAGLTTISDELYEAASIDGATSVHKFLEITVPMLKSTISMCILMDIIGSVKVFDLVFAMTGGGPNGLTNLPTTLMYNEAFKYSHYGLGSAIGIIILIACLAGTLGSNFIMSRKHD
- a CDS encoding ABC transporter substrate-binding protein, producing the protein MKIKKVMALTLAGVLSLSMLTACGSKTDSVSKESGDEKVTIRLLTRMAGTSTQVGIYNDIINEFKSKHPEVTIIDDSQGDESAFNNILTTDIASGTMANIFRIQGVANLSDYIDNGLLLNLQPYLDADKEWSGGFTEGSLSYYQVPGHEGTYAIPMESGLIGVYYNEMLFKKAGIEKFPETWEQLLDAIAKLKENGIIPIAMGAQSTYMAGHLHDQIFYKWMGTEAAKLLGNREMKWTDEGVVKTLQFEKDLIDAGAFDPSAAGITDNIALTQFQQGEAAMVITGPWNISTFTDKSATPVSDNIKVAKFPYFEEKPEFKNQDMQILSPYMVSGKLEGKELDLTIELLKMLTGKEAAKRFAEEAAFLIPRTDLDLDKSKCTDLFIQNVEIGGTSEGIGVDVFDFDPLTSMQDRTRNSIVSLFTGASAQDAAAVIQAEIDNAK